One Sediminibacillus dalangtanensis genomic region harbors:
- a CDS encoding GntR family transcriptional regulator codes for MSIKADARHLYLQVIDQLKQDIEVGRYKEKEKLPSEFELSKRLGVSRATLREALRLLEEENIVTRRHGVGTFVNPKPVFSAGIEHLKSVTEMIASAGKTPGTQYLSTELIEASEEDKNRFAPFEIDTLAKIERVRTADGEPVVYCIDNILEHLIPIEKIHNQASIFQVLEDYGSKHVSYTVTHIEPVGYHELVSPVLGCQPDQPMLLLKQMHYTESDEPVLYSCNYFRADVFSFYVIRKRM; via the coding sequence ATGTCAATTAAAGCCGATGCTCGTCATTTATACCTTCAGGTTATCGATCAATTGAAACAGGATATAGAGGTTGGAAGGTATAAAGAGAAAGAGAAATTGCCTTCTGAATTTGAGCTGTCAAAGCGACTTGGCGTTTCAAGGGCTACATTAAGAGAAGCACTCAGGCTCTTGGAGGAAGAGAATATCGTGACCAGACGTCATGGAGTCGGGACGTTCGTCAACCCTAAACCTGTTTTTTCTGCTGGTATTGAACATTTGAAAAGTGTTACAGAAATGATTGCTTCCGCCGGGAAAACCCCGGGAACCCAATACTTGTCAACAGAATTGATCGAAGCTTCTGAGGAAGATAAAAACAGATTCGCCCCATTCGAGATCGATACTTTGGCTAAAATAGAACGGGTCAGAACTGCCGACGGTGAACCCGTCGTTTATTGTATCGATAACATTTTAGAGCACTTGATTCCAATAGAAAAAATTCATAATCAAGCCTCCATTTTCCAGGTATTAGAAGACTATGGAAGTAAACATGTCAGCTACACAGTCACCCACATCGAACCAGTAGGCTATCATGAGCTGGTATCACCTGTTTTGGGCTGTCAGCCTGATCAGCCAATGCTGCTACTGAAACAGATGCATTATACAGAAAGTGATGAACCAGTATTGTATTCATGTAATTATTTCAGAGCAGACGTATTTAGCTTTTACGTAATCAGGAAGCGCATGTAA
- a CDS encoding BMP family lipoprotein, whose protein sequence is MLKTNRLLLLIALLFAAGIILSACGSSNDEGSGEESGGEASDSGENQEGGGDSDFKVGMVTDVGGVDDKSFNQSAWEGLKAFGEENGLEEGEGFDYAQSESDADFMPNLNSLVKADYDLVFGIGFKLTDALNKVAGQNPDTHFALVDAVAEADNIANITFKEHQGSFLVGVAAAMKTESDKVGFVGGENSELIKKFESGFRAGVASVNPDIEVDVQYAESFGAPDKGKVIASNMYNSGVDVIYHSSGATGNGVFAQAKDIKKNDPSKNVWVIGVDRDQYEEGAIGDDNVTLTSMVKRVDIAVQEVAAQSMNGEFPGGEILEFGLEDEGVSVAKTNEEALTDEMVEEIDNWKQKIIDGEVEVPSTEEDLEAYLDSL, encoded by the coding sequence ATGTTGAAAACAAATCGTTTGCTATTATTGATAGCTTTGCTATTTGCAGCGGGAATTATTCTAAGTGCTTGCGGGTCTTCTAATGATGAAGGCAGCGGGGAAGAAAGCGGAGGAGAAGCTTCCGATTCCGGTGAAAACCAGGAAGGTGGAGGAGATTCCGATTTTAAAGTAGGTATGGTAACCGATGTCGGCGGTGTAGATGACAAATCGTTCAACCAATCTGCATGGGAAGGTCTTAAGGCTTTCGGTGAAGAGAACGGGCTGGAAGAAGGCGAAGGGTTCGATTATGCTCAGTCGGAAAGTGATGCAGATTTTATGCCGAACTTGAACAGCTTAGTGAAAGCAGATTATGATTTGGTATTCGGTATTGGTTTTAAACTGACAGATGCGTTAAATAAGGTAGCTGGGCAAAACCCGGATACACACTTTGCATTGGTTGATGCGGTGGCAGAAGCAGATAACATTGCAAACATCACCTTTAAGGAACACCAAGGTTCTTTCCTTGTCGGGGTGGCGGCAGCAATGAAAACTGAATCCGATAAAGTAGGTTTTGTCGGCGGTGAAAACAGTGAATTGATCAAAAAGTTTGAATCAGGCTTTCGGGCTGGCGTTGCTTCTGTAAACCCGGATATCGAAGTCGACGTACAATATGCCGAATCGTTCGGTGCTCCGGATAAAGGGAAAGTAATTGCCTCTAATATGTATAATAGCGGAGTGGACGTCATTTATCATTCCTCCGGTGCAACTGGTAATGGAGTATTTGCCCAAGCTAAGGACATTAAGAAGAATGACCCTTCCAAAAACGTATGGGTTATCGGGGTAGACCGAGATCAATACGAAGAGGGAGCGATCGGTGATGACAATGTCACACTGACATCTATGGTCAAGCGTGTTGATATCGCTGTACAAGAAGTCGCTGCACAATCAATGAACGGTGAGTTTCCAGGTGGAGAGATCCTGGAATTCGGTTTAGAAGATGAGGGTGTTTCAGTAGCTAAGACGAACGAAGAGGCATTGACTGATGAAATGGTAGAGGAAATTGACAATTGGAAACAAAAAATCATTGATGGTGAAGTGGAAGTACCTAGTACAGAAGAAGATTTAGAAGCTTACCTTGATTCTTTATAA
- a CDS encoding ABC transporter ATP-binding protein has translation MLNIRKEFPGIVANDNITLQVREGEIHALLGENGAGKSTLMNVLFGLYQPEKGEIRVNGKAVKITDPNVANNLGIGMVHQHFMLVDTFTVTQNIILGSEPKKGGKIDLKKAEQEVAELSDRYGLKVDPRAKIKDISVGMQQRVEILKTLYRGAEVLILDEPTAVLTPQEIKELIEIMRSLIKEGKSIILITHKLKEIMEVCDRCTVVRKGQGIGTVNVKETSPDELASLMVGREISFTTEKTEAAPKGQTLSVKNLHVQDSRKVEMVKGLDLEVRAGEIVGIAGVDGNGQSELIEAITGLRKVESGAILLNGKAITNLPPRKVTDSGVSHIPQDRHKFGLVLDFPIGENMVLQTYYKKPFAKNSVLSYKNIYSHAKRLIEEYDVRTPSEYTKARSLSGGNQQKAIIGREVDRSPDLLIAAQPTRGLDVGAIEFIHKKLIEERDKGRAVLLLSFELDEILNVSDRIAVMFDGKIVANVTPSETNEQELGLLMAGSSVEKEGGR, from the coding sequence ATGCTGAATATCCGCAAAGAATTTCCGGGTATCGTTGCGAATGATAATATAACCCTTCAGGTCCGGGAAGGGGAAATACATGCCCTGCTCGGGGAAAATGGAGCGGGAAAATCGACGCTAATGAACGTGTTGTTTGGTTTGTATCAACCTGAAAAGGGAGAAATTCGGGTTAATGGCAAGGCCGTGAAAATTACGGATCCCAACGTAGCCAACAATTTAGGAATTGGGATGGTTCATCAACACTTTATGCTTGTCGATACGTTTACCGTTACCCAAAACATCATACTGGGCAGTGAACCGAAAAAGGGCGGCAAAATAGACCTGAAAAAGGCAGAACAGGAAGTGGCGGAACTTTCCGACCGCTATGGTTTGAAAGTAGATCCCAGAGCAAAAATCAAAGACATTTCCGTCGGAATGCAGCAGCGTGTTGAAATATTGAAAACTCTATACCGGGGAGCAGAAGTCTTAATTCTGGATGAACCGACGGCTGTGCTTACTCCTCAAGAAATCAAAGAATTGATCGAAATTATGAGGTCCCTAATTAAGGAAGGGAAATCCATTATTTTGATTACACATAAATTAAAGGAAATTATGGAAGTTTGCGACAGGTGTACAGTCGTGCGGAAGGGCCAAGGTATCGGTACAGTCAATGTCAAAGAAACAAGCCCTGATGAACTTGCTTCGTTGATGGTCGGAAGGGAAATCAGCTTTACGACAGAAAAGACGGAGGCTGCACCAAAAGGCCAAACTCTTTCCGTGAAAAACCTCCACGTCCAGGACAGCCGGAAAGTAGAAATGGTGAAAGGACTGGATTTGGAAGTTAGAGCGGGTGAAATAGTCGGGATTGCTGGAGTTGATGGCAATGGACAATCAGAATTGATCGAAGCAATCACCGGGCTGCGAAAAGTCGAATCAGGTGCTATTCTTCTTAATGGGAAAGCAATTACCAATCTACCACCAAGAAAAGTGACCGACTCTGGTGTGTCGCATATTCCACAAGATCGCCATAAATTTGGCTTGGTGTTGGACTTTCCAATCGGTGAAAATATGGTTTTGCAAACCTATTATAAAAAGCCTTTTGCAAAGAATAGCGTGCTTTCCTATAAAAATATCTATTCCCATGCTAAAAGATTGATAGAAGAATATGATGTCAGAACACCAAGTGAATACACCAAAGCGAGGTCCTTGTCAGGTGGGAACCAGCAAAAAGCAATCATCGGCCGTGAAGTGGACCGATCTCCTGATTTGTTGATTGCTGCACAGCCGACGCGTGGGTTGGACGTTGGTGCAATCGAATTTATCCATAAAAAATTGATTGAGGAACGTGATAAAGGGCGTGCAGTATTGCTGTTATCCTTTGAACTAGATGAAATCCTCAATGTAAGTGATCGGATTGCTGTGATGTTTGACGGCAAAATAGTGGCAAATGTCACTCCATCCGAAACAAATGAACAGGAATTGGGATTGCTTATGGCTGGAAGTTCCGTAGAGAAGGAAGGTGGGCGTTGA
- a CDS encoding ABC transporter permease, translated as MFTNRMFNILVPVISVLLGLIVGAIIMAAFGYNPLSGYQALWDGSFGDIYYFGETVRQVTPYIFTGLAVAFAFRSGLFNIGAEGQVIVGWLAAVWVGAAFDAPMIIHLPLALLAAALAGAIWGFIPGLLKAKLGVHEVIITIMMNYIALHVSNGLIRSVLSENQDSSDPIKESASLASNWLMEMTSFSRLHYGILIALFAAVIMWFLLEKTSAGFELRSVGFNQHASQYAGMNVGKNIILAMVISGAFAGLGGAMEGLGTFGYMPTHSAFTNLGFDGIAVALLGGNNAFGVVLAALLFGTLKIGALNMPTAADVPSELVEIVIALIIFFVASSYIIRWVLLRFKKEGK; from the coding sequence ATGTTTACCAACCGTATGTTCAATATTCTGGTGCCTGTTATTTCAGTACTATTGGGCTTGATAGTTGGTGCTATTATCATGGCCGCATTCGGTTACAACCCGCTGAGTGGTTATCAAGCCTTATGGGACGGTTCCTTTGGTGACATTTATTACTTCGGAGAGACAGTCCGCCAGGTAACCCCATACATATTTACCGGGTTGGCTGTGGCTTTTGCTTTTCGTAGTGGACTGTTCAATATTGGAGCTGAAGGTCAAGTCATCGTAGGATGGCTCGCCGCAGTATGGGTTGGTGCCGCTTTCGATGCACCGATGATTATCCATCTGCCTCTGGCGCTTTTGGCAGCTGCTTTAGCTGGAGCGATTTGGGGATTTATTCCGGGCTTATTGAAAGCCAAACTCGGTGTTCACGAAGTTATTATCACGATTATGATGAACTATATTGCACTGCATGTATCGAATGGATTGATACGGTCTGTTTTAAGTGAAAACCAGGATTCTTCCGATCCTATCAAAGAATCTGCTTCGCTTGCATCGAATTGGTTGATGGAAATGACCAGCTTTTCCCGATTGCATTATGGAATCCTGATCGCCTTGTTTGCAGCAGTTATCATGTGGTTTTTACTAGAAAAGACAAGTGCGGGTTTTGAATTGCGATCTGTGGGCTTCAACCAGCATGCTTCCCAATATGCTGGCATGAATGTCGGTAAGAATATCATCCTCGCCATGGTGATTTCTGGAGCGTTTGCGGGTCTTGGGGGAGCGATGGAGGGACTCGGAACATTTGGTTATATGCCAACACACTCCGCTTTTACCAATCTCGGTTTCGACGGGATCGCGGTTGCGCTTCTTGGTGGCAATAACGCTTTTGGTGTCGTGCTAGCTGCGTTATTGTTCGGAACACTGAAAATCGGAGCGCTTAATATGCCGACCGCAGCAGATGTTCCTTCTGAGCTTGTAGAAATCGTGATAGCCCTGATTATCTTTTTTGTGGCCTCAAGCTATATTATTCGCTGGGTGCTGCTTCGTTTTAAGAAGGAGGGAAAATAA
- a CDS encoding ABC transporter permease, with amino-acid sequence MLDILQSIIPPAMFFSAPLIFTALGGVFSERSGVVNIGLEGLMVMGAFVGVVFNLTFADVFGAATPWISILAAMVVSAVFSLIHAVASVTFRADQVVSGVAINFLALGLGVFLTKQWYDKGQTDMVSQPFYTLDIPVLGDIPVLGPLFFQNMYLTSYLAIILAIIAWYILYKTPFGLRLRSVGEHPMAADTNGINVYAMRYVAVMISGAMGGLGGSVFALTIALNFSQSTIVGQGFMSLAAVIFGKWHPLGAMGAALFFGFAQSLSVISSSIPLLEDVPQIYLLIAPYVLTILALAGFIGRAEAPKANGEPYIKGSR; translated from the coding sequence ATCCTGGATATTTTGCAATCAATCATTCCTCCAGCAATGTTCTTCTCCGCTCCACTGATTTTTACAGCCCTCGGAGGTGTGTTCAGTGAGCGCTCCGGTGTCGTCAATATCGGCCTGGAAGGTTTAATGGTAATGGGAGCTTTTGTCGGAGTAGTATTCAACCTTACTTTCGCCGATGTATTCGGTGCTGCTACCCCATGGATTTCCATTTTGGCTGCAATGGTTGTTTCCGCAGTTTTTTCGCTGATTCATGCAGTTGCATCGGTAACGTTCAGAGCGGATCAGGTTGTGAGTGGTGTAGCGATCAACTTTCTGGCACTAGGTTTGGGTGTTTTCCTGACCAAACAATGGTATGACAAGGGACAAACAGATATGGTTTCCCAGCCTTTCTATACCTTGGATATTCCGGTATTAGGCGATATTCCGGTTCTGGGTCCCCTGTTCTTTCAGAACATGTACCTGACCTCTTACCTTGCCATCATATTAGCGATTATCGCCTGGTATATTTTGTATAAGACGCCATTTGGTTTGCGATTGCGTTCTGTCGGCGAGCATCCGATGGCTGCTGACACAAACGGGATCAATGTTTATGCAATGCGTTACGTGGCTGTCATGATTTCTGGAGCCATGGGCGGACTTGGCGGTTCCGTATTCGCTTTGACGATCGCCTTGAACTTTTCGCAATCAACCATTGTCGGACAAGGGTTTATGTCACTGGCTGCCGTGATTTTTGGTAAATGGCATCCACTTGGAGCAATGGGGGCAGCATTGTTTTTCGGTTTTGCCCAGAGTTTAAGTGTGATTAGCTCCAGCATTCCATTGTTAGAAGATGTACCGCAAATTTATTTATTGATTGCCCCGTATGTGTTGACCATTCTGGCCCTCGCAGGATTTATCGGCAGGGCGGAAGCTCCGAAAGCAAACGGAGAACCATATATAAAAGGAAGCAGATAA
- the yfmF gene encoding EF-P 5-aminopentanol modification-associated protein YfmF, which translates to MDVIQEKRVDKKGYRLHVIPSKKYKTTNVVVKLKAGLERDTITKRALLPYILQQGTNKYPSARELRTALDDLYGAVLGVDGSKKGENHVITLRLETANEAYLATDEQILERAVEMLSSILFDPKSDGNSFDASIVRREKQTLKQKIDSIIDDKMSYANMRMIDEMCKDEAYRLHVHGYAEDLEDINEETLYQYYQNMLAEDQMDVYVLGDVSVEKAERLIESAFADKQKASSPESKKTIVEQSVEEVNTVVEEQNVQQAKLHLGYRTNITFGDPLYYALQVFNGLFGGFPSSKLFMNVREKHSLAYYAASRFESHKGLLLVFSGIAPKDFQQARDIINKQMVLMKEGEFSEEELKDTKDLVVNQLLETMDHPQGLIEILYHQVLAETEVSPDQMIERVKQVTREDVLHVGEKIEQDTVYFLTSKGGSGNE; encoded by the coding sequence ATGGACGTCATTCAAGAAAAACGAGTGGATAAAAAGGGTTACCGTTTACATGTAATTCCTAGTAAAAAATATAAAACAACCAATGTTGTTGTAAAGCTTAAAGCTGGCCTGGAAAGGGACACGATAACCAAGAGGGCGCTGCTTCCTTACATTCTTCAGCAAGGAACTAACAAGTACCCGAGTGCCCGGGAGCTTCGTACAGCGCTTGATGACTTATATGGTGCAGTGCTTGGTGTTGATGGCTCTAAAAAGGGGGAAAACCATGTTATTACTTTACGGTTGGAAACGGCCAATGAGGCATATTTGGCTACCGATGAACAAATATTAGAACGTGCAGTGGAAATGCTGAGCAGTATTTTGTTCGATCCTAAATCAGACGGAAATAGCTTTGATGCTTCGATTGTAAGACGAGAAAAGCAAACCTTAAAGCAGAAAATCGACTCGATAATCGATGACAAAATGAGCTATGCAAATATGCGAATGATCGATGAAATGTGCAAGGATGAAGCATATCGTCTGCATGTACATGGATATGCAGAGGATTTAGAAGACATCAATGAAGAGACCTTGTATCAATATTATCAGAATATGTTGGCGGAAGACCAAATGGATGTGTATGTTCTGGGAGATGTGTCTGTTGAGAAAGCAGAACGTCTGATTGAATCGGCATTTGCTGATAAACAAAAAGCAAGTTCGCCAGAGTCGAAAAAGACAATAGTGGAACAATCAGTTGAAGAAGTGAACACAGTCGTGGAAGAACAAAATGTGCAGCAGGCAAAGCTTCATCTCGGTTATCGCACCAATATTACGTTTGGTGATCCGCTATATTATGCCTTGCAGGTATTCAATGGATTGTTCGGTGGTTTTCCGAGTTCAAAACTGTTCATGAATGTACGGGAAAAACACAGTCTTGCTTACTATGCTGCATCCCGTTTTGAAAGCCACAAAGGCTTGCTGCTCGTTTTCAGTGGGATTGCCCCGAAAGATTTTCAGCAGGCACGAGATATCATCAATAAACAAATGGTATTAATGAAAGAAGGAGAATTCTCTGAAGAAGAATTAAAAGATACAAAAGACCTGGTTGTCAATCAATTGTTGGAAACGATGGATCATCCCCAAGGATTGATTGAAATTCTTTACCATCAAGTACTAGCCGAAACGGAAGTTTCACCTGATCAAATGATTGAAAGAGTAAAACAAGTGACCAGAGAAGATGTATTACATGTTGGCGAAAAAATTGAACAGGATACCGTGTATTTCTTGACTAGCAAAGGGGGAAGCGGAAATGAATAA
- the yfmH gene encoding EF-P 5-aminopentanol modification-associated protein YfmH, whose product MNKTSYDQLKETLYSEKLANGLQVFLLPKPEMAKTFGIFSTDYGSIDQTFVPLGEKDFITVPDGIAHFLEHKLFEKEDRDVFQDFTKQGASANAFTSFTKTAYLFSATSNIKENVTTLLDFVQDPFFSEQSVEKEKGIIGQEIEMYNDQPDWRSFFGTIQSLYENHPVQVDIAGTVKSISEITKDDLYTCYNTFYHPSNMTFFLAGNFEPEEMMKLIKQNQDAKQFEPASELKRQFPEEPEHVAMKKNVIEMPVSVAKCMVGIKERTDRSSDEAFLKEELLTEMLLDYYFSKSGEYYQELYEADLIDNSFQFETNIERSFGFSVIGGNTTKPDELAERVKQMLHDLKENKLTEKEFNTMKRKKIGQFLRAMNSLEFISNQFTHYHLLGIDLFKILPVIEALTVKEANKFMENWVDEDRISVCQIVPEQG is encoded by the coding sequence ATGAATAAAACAAGCTACGACCAATTAAAAGAAACGCTATATTCAGAGAAGCTTGCCAACGGTTTGCAGGTGTTCCTTCTGCCAAAGCCTGAAATGGCAAAAACATTCGGTATTTTTTCCACTGATTATGGTTCCATCGATCAGACATTTGTTCCGCTGGGAGAAAAAGACTTCATAACAGTGCCGGATGGTATAGCCCACTTTCTAGAACATAAATTGTTTGAAAAAGAAGATCGAGATGTTTTTCAAGATTTCACCAAACAGGGGGCATCTGCAAATGCCTTTACTTCTTTTACCAAGACAGCTTACTTGTTTTCCGCTACTAGCAATATTAAAGAAAATGTCACAACGCTGCTTGATTTTGTCCAAGATCCATTTTTTTCTGAACAGTCGGTAGAGAAGGAAAAGGGGATCATCGGGCAGGAAATTGAAATGTACAATGACCAGCCGGATTGGCGTTCATTCTTTGGCACGATTCAGAGTCTCTATGAAAACCATCCGGTTCAAGTCGATATTGCCGGAACGGTAAAATCAATCAGTGAGATCACGAAGGATGATTTATACACTTGCTATAATACTTTTTATCATCCTTCAAACATGACTTTTTTCCTTGCTGGAAACTTTGAGCCGGAAGAAATGATGAAATTGATCAAACAAAATCAGGACGCTAAACAATTTGAACCTGCTTCGGAACTAAAGCGTCAGTTTCCTGAGGAACCCGAGCATGTAGCAATGAAAAAAAACGTCATCGAGATGCCTGTCTCTGTAGCCAAATGTATGGTTGGGATAAAAGAGCGAACAGATCGAAGTTCCGACGAAGCTTTCTTAAAGGAAGAATTGCTGACGGAAATGCTGCTTGATTATTACTTTTCCAAAAGCGGTGAATACTATCAGGAATTATATGAAGCGGACTTGATCGATAACAGCTTCCAATTTGAAACCAACATTGAGCGTTCGTTCGGATTTTCCGTTATCGGGGGGAACACAACAAAACCAGACGAACTAGCTGAAAGAGTGAAGCAGATGCTCCACGATTTGAAAGAAAATAAACTAACGGAAAAAGAATTCAACACCATGAAAAGAAAAAAAATCGGCCAGTTTCTTCGGGCGATGAATTCATTGGAGTTTATTTCAAACCAGTTTACCCATTATCATTTGCTAGGCATCGATTTATTCAAAATACTGCCAGTAATTGAAGCCCTGACTGTCAAGGAAGCAAATAAATTTATGGAAAACTGGGTCGATGAAGACCGCATTTCCGTTTGTCAAATCGTTCCTGAGCAAGGGTGA
- the ymfI gene encoding elongation factor P 5-aminopentanone reductase encodes MKGNCLIIGASGDIGKAIALRVVEEGYQVLLHYNGNKQAVDELASTLPDEAVLAVLHGDLRTNEGITMFLHKLDLPVDALVFASGTSHIGLFQDTEEAIMDVMLTMQVKALWMISRHVIPSMIEKQSGHIVVVSSIWGDIGASCEVVYSSVKGAQNSFVKSLGKELAPSGINVNGISPGFIDTRMNEHFSFEDRQSIVSEIPASRAGNPQDVAHAAAFLLDSRSSYIQGEIINVTGAW; translated from the coding sequence ATGAAAGGTAATTGTCTGATCATTGGGGCAAGTGGAGATATTGGAAAGGCCATCGCTCTGAGGGTGGTGGAAGAAGGCTATCAAGTGCTTTTGCATTACAACGGTAATAAACAGGCGGTAGATGAACTTGCGTCAACCTTGCCCGACGAGGCGGTACTAGCCGTCCTTCATGGTGACCTGCGCACGAATGAAGGGATCACCATGTTCTTGCATAAGCTTGATTTACCTGTGGACGCCCTGGTGTTTGCAAGTGGAACTAGTCATATCGGCTTGTTTCAGGATACAGAAGAGGCCATAATGGATGTGATGCTGACCATGCAAGTAAAGGCATTGTGGATGATCAGCAGACATGTGATACCTTCCATGATTGAAAAACAATCCGGGCATATAGTGGTTGTGTCTTCGATATGGGGAGATATCGGTGCAAGCTGTGAAGTCGTTTATTCTTCTGTAAAAGGTGCTCAGAACAGTTTTGTGAAATCGCTCGGTAAAGAACTTGCGCCAAGCGGAATCAATGTTAACGGGATTAGTCCTGGTTTTATCGATACCAGAATGAATGAACATTTTTCTTTCGAAGACAGGCAATCAATAGTATCGGAAATACCGGCAAGCAGGGCTGGAAATCCGCAAGATGTCGCCCATGCGGCCGCATTTTTACTGGACTCCCGTTCTAGTTACATTCAAGGAGAAATCATCAATGTTACCGGCGCATGGTAA
- a CDS encoding DUF3243 domain-containing protein, translated as MSVLDNFESWKDFLGDRLHQAQGQGMDQNTISDLAFEIGGYLSKQVDAENDQEAILRDLWNAASKDEQRAIANTMVKMVQNEGTGQ; from the coding sequence ATGTCAGTTCTCGATAATTTTGAATCTTGGAAGGATTTTCTTGGGGACCGTCTTCATCAAGCACAAGGACAGGGAATGGATCAAAACACCATTTCTGATCTCGCCTTTGAGATTGGCGGATACTTATCCAAGCAAGTGGATGCTGAAAATGACCAGGAAGCAATATTGCGTGATTTGTGGAACGCAGCTTCTAAAGATGAACAGCGTGCCATTGCTAATACCATGGTGAAGATGGTCCAAAACGAAGGTACAGGCCAATAA
- a CDS encoding YmfK family protein, with the protein MDKTEWYLEYEIQHNRPGLLGDISSLLGMLSINIISINGVEDSRRGMLLLSRQDEQITRLKSILDTMETINVTKIRKPKLRDRLAVRHGRYIHSDIDDKKTFRFVRNELGLLVDFLAELFKKEGHKLIGIRGMPRVGKTESIVASSVCANKRWLFVSSTLLKQTIRSKLIKDEYNLNNIYIIDGIVSTQRASEKHWELVREIMRLPAVKVVEHPDIFVQQTEYSLNDFDYIIELRNDENEEIKYEPIEKSKFDDSGGFSMFDF; encoded by the coding sequence ATGGACAAAACCGAATGGTATCTTGAATATGAAATTCAGCATAATCGTCCCGGTTTATTAGGCGATATATCCTCTTTATTGGGGATGTTATCGATTAATATCATATCGATAAACGGTGTAGAAGATTCTCGAAGAGGGATGCTGCTATTATCAAGACAAGACGAACAGATCACTAGGTTGAAATCAATTTTGGACACAATGGAAACTATTAATGTGACAAAAATAAGAAAACCTAAGCTCAGAGACAGGTTGGCTGTCAGACACGGCAGGTACATACATAGTGATATTGACGACAAAAAGACATTTCGCTTTGTGCGCAATGAACTGGGTCTTCTTGTCGACTTTCTGGCGGAATTATTTAAAAAAGAGGGGCATAAGCTAATAGGCATCAGGGGGATGCCGCGCGTTGGCAAGACAGAGTCGATTGTCGCTTCGAGTGTCTGTGCAAATAAGCGTTGGTTGTTTGTATCAAGCACGTTATTAAAACAAACAATTCGCAGCAAATTAATCAAGGATGAATACAACCTGAATAATATCTATATCATCGATGGGATTGTCTCTACCCAGCGTGCAAGTGAAAAACACTGGGAGTTGGTGCGTGAAATCATGCGTCTGCCAGCTGTGAAGGTAGTGGAGCATCCGGATATATTTGTTCAGCAAACAGAATACAGCTTGAATGATTTTGATTACATTATTGAGTTAAGAAATGATGAGAACGAGGAAATTAAATACGAACCAATTGAAAAGTCCAAGTTTGATGATAGCGGGGGCTTTTCCATGTTTGATTTTTAG
- a CDS encoding RodZ domain-containing protein — protein sequence MEIGERLKEAREAKNLSLEEIQQMTKIQTRYLQAIEKGNFSVMPGNFYVRAFIKEYATAVDLDPDVLMEEHKGELPATSDESAVQYTRVQRSRKESSASTKSPAVLSFLPTVIVVLLVIGILFTVWYLYQQSQGDDPSQSNQQNEEQDEVYVGDPDSSETEENDDSGNNDAAEEQTEEETQQEDSTNEEEQAEPELNVVDQGTQGNDQVTNIELVNPGEDIVVEVASESDHWLEITEGEDNDLYSGMFGESESPLEEDLSGADQFMIRFGNPEPIEITIAGVPLEIPEMSSNTVQRVFVEVVDETEQQE from the coding sequence ATGGAAATTGGAGAACGGCTAAAAGAAGCAAGGGAGGCCAAAAATCTCTCGTTAGAAGAAATACAACAGATGACAAAGATTCAGACTCGTTATCTGCAAGCAATTGAAAAAGGAAATTTCAGTGTCATGCCTGGTAACTTCTATGTTCGGGCGTTTATTAAGGAATATGCCACAGCAGTGGATTTAGATCCGGATGTTTTAATGGAAGAGCACAAAGGCGAGCTTCCGGCTACCAGTGATGAAAGTGCTGTTCAGTACACAAGGGTGCAGCGTAGCAGAAAAGAAAGCTCTGCGTCCACCAAAAGTCCTGCCGTACTTTCTTTTTTGCCGACCGTTATTGTCGTATTACTGGTGATTGGTATCCTTTTCACTGTTTGGTATTTATACCAACAGTCCCAAGGGGATGATCCTAGTCAATCGAATCAGCAGAATGAAGAGCAGGACGAAGTCTATGTTGGCGATCCGGATTCTTCTGAAACAGAAGAGAATGACGATAGCGGGAATAATGATGCTGCTGAAGAACAGACAGAAGAGGAAACACAACAAGAGGACTCAACGAATGAAGAAGAACAAGCAGAGCCGGAACTGAATGTGGTCGATCAGGGCACGCAGGGGAATGATCAGGTGACGAATATCGAACTGGTCAATCCTGGAGAAGATATCGTCGTAGAAGTGGCTTCAGAAAGTGACCATTGGCTGGAAATAACTGAAGGTGAAGACAACGACTTGTATAGTGGCATGTTCGGTGAAAGTGAATCTCCATTGGAAGAGGATTTATCCGGAGCAGATCAGTTTATGATCCGCTTTGGCAATCCAGAGCCGATTGAAATAACAATCGCAGGCGTTCCGCTGGAAATTCCGGAAATGTCTAGTAACACGGTACAACGAGTCTTCGTTGAGGTTGTAGACGAAACAGAACAGCAAGAGTAA